CAGGATCTCCTTGTTGACGGCCTCGCCTGCGTCGCCTGCCTTGAGGACCTTGACCGTGTATCCGGTCTCCTTCTTGAACTCCGCCAGCACCTCCTTGGAGGCGTTGAAGGAGTCGTGACTCACGAGGGTCACGGTCTTCGACACGGGCTTGCCGGACGTGTCCGCCTCACCCTTGGCACCGGACTCGGTGCCGCAGGCGGCGAGGGTGGTGACGCCCAGCGCCGCGACGAGCGCGACGGCAGCCATCTTCTTGGTGCTCGCCGAAATGGTGGTGCTCACTGAGATTCCTCCTGGGTATGACCAGGAAGAGACGCGGCCCTGCCCACGTCCGGCGGAACCCGGACGCGGGCAGGGCGCAACAGCTTGAGTTAACGACCGAACTTCCTACCCAGAATGACCTGGGCAAGGTTCAGAGGGTCTGCGGTCCTACGGTGACCGCACTCTCAGCGCTGTGGCGCTCCCCTGTCGGAATATGGAGATGTGTTCGAGCTCAGAGTACAAGGTCAGCGCTCGGAGGCCGCCAGCTGTCCACAGGCACCGTCGATCTCCTGGCCTCGGGTGTCCCGGACGGTCACCGGAACGCCGTGGCGGGCGATGGCGTCGACGAAGGCCCGCTCGTCCTCCGGACGGGACGCCGTCCACTTCGAACCGGGCGTCGGGTTCAGCGGGATCAGGTTGACGTGCACCCGCTTGTTCTTCAGCAGCTTGCCGAGGAGGTCTCCGCGCCACGCCTGGTCGTTGATGTCGCGGATGAGCGCGTACTCGATGGAGATCCGGCGGCCCGACTTCTCCGCGTACTCCCAGGCGGCGTCGAGGACCTCGCGGACCTTCCAGCGGGTGTTCACCGGCACGAGGGTGTCGCGCAGCTCGTCGTCGGGGGCGTGCAGCGAGACCGCGAGGCGGCACTTGAAGCCCTCGTCGGCGAAGCGCTGCATCGCCGGCACGAGACCGACCGTGGACACGGTGATCCCGCGCTGCGAGAGTCCCAGGCCGTCCGGCTCGGGGTCGGTGAGCCGCCGGATCGCGCCGACGACCCGCTTGTAGTTGGCGAGCGGCTCGCCCATGCCCATGAACACGATGTTCGAGAGGCGCGCCGGCCCACCGGGCACCTCGCCGTCCCGCAGGGACCGCATGCCGTCCA
The sequence above is a segment of the Streptomyces sp. NBC_01255 genome. Coding sequences within it:
- the rlmN gene encoding 23S rRNA (adenine(2503)-C(2))-methyltransferase RlmN, whose translation is MARPVPGELTFIAPKGAKKPPRHLADLTPAERKEAVAAIGEKPFRAKQLSQHYFARYTHDPAQWTDIPAASREKLAGELLPDLMSVVRHISCDDDTTRKTLWRLHDGTLVESVLMRYPERVTMCISSQAGCGMNCPFCATGQAGLDRNLSTAEIVHQIVDGMRSLRDGEVPGGPARLSNIVFMGMGEPLANYKRVVGAIRRLTDPEPDGLGLSQRGITVSTVGLVPAMQRFADEGFKCRLAVSLHAPDDELRDTLVPVNTRWKVREVLDAAWEYAEKSGRRISIEYALIRDINDQAWRGDLLGKLLKNKRVHVNLIPLNPTPGSKWTASRPEDERAFVDAIARHGVPVTVRDTRGQEIDGACGQLAASER